In one Myxocyprinus asiaticus isolate MX2 ecotype Aquarium Trade chromosome 1, UBuf_Myxa_2, whole genome shotgun sequence genomic region, the following are encoded:
- the LOC127440712 gene encoding SIN3-HDAC complex-associated factor-like → MFGFHKSKIYRSNDGCCICKTKSSSSRFTDSSRYEENFRLCFGLSEDRVGDICNACVLLVKRWKKLPHGSKKNWNHVVDARAGPGFKLTKPKKVKNIDGKKKSKLKKLHKFKRQNSYAHSTTSSMSPSQSPSHSNQSDDGSDIETKQRRPNPSGFSFLDLSYWKRQKVCCGIVYKGRFGEVIIDPRLFKPCCNTKKRPPLASSPDSPISQTLPLPVPEDMKEAW, encoded by the exons ATGTTCGGCTTTCATAAATCGAAGATTTACCGCAGTAATGACGGTTGTTGTATTTGCAAAACGAAGTCTTCCAGTTCTCGATTCACAGACAGCAGTAGATACGAGGAAAACTTCAGACTCTGCTTTGG TCTGTCTGAGGATAGAGTTGGAGATATTTGCAATGCTTGTGTTCTGCTGGTAAAACGCTGGAAGAAATTACCACATGGGTCAAAGAAGAACTGGAACCAT GTGGTGGATGCAAGAGCGGGACCTGGTTTCAAGCTCACCAAACCCAAGAAAGTGAAAAACATTGACggaaagaaaaaaagtaaactGAAAAAGCTTCATAAATTTAAACGACAAA ATTCATATGCCCACAGCACCACATCCAGTATGTCTCCCTCTCAGTCTCCCAGCCACAGTAATCAGTCTGATGATGGATCAGACATTGAAACCAAACAGAGACGTCCTAACCCATCTGGGTTCTCCTTTCTTGACCTGTCCTACTGGAAAAG GCAAAAGGTGTGCTGTGGGATTGTCTACAAAGGGCGTTTTGGTGAGGTGATCATTGATCCTCGTCTCTTCAAGCCCTGCTGTAACACCAAGAAGCGTCCTCCTCTGGCATCCTCCCCGGACTCCCCGATCTCTCAAACACTTCCATTGCCTGTTCCAGAGGACATGAAGGAGGCGTGGTGA